A window of Panicum virgatum strain AP13 chromosome 8K, P.virgatum_v5, whole genome shotgun sequence contains these coding sequences:
- the LOC120645122 gene encoding heavy metal-associated isoprenylated plant protein 26-like, whose translation MGIVDVVSEFCTLPRGRRHLKHRKQFQTVEMKVLIDCDGCERKVRRALEGMEGVTAVEVSAREHRVAVTGHVDAGKVMRRVAYKTGKRVEPWPYVPYAAVAHPYAPGAYDRRAPPGYVRAAAVADPRAAPLARASSTEARYAAAFSDENPNACAVM comes from the coding sequence ATGGGCATCGTCGACGTCGTGTCCGAGTTCTGCACCCTGCCgcggggccgccgccacctgaAGCACCGGAAGCAGTTCCAGACGGTGGAGATGAAGGTGCTGATCGATTGCGACGGGTGCGAGCGCAAGGTGCGGCGCGCGCTGGAGGGCATGGAGGGCGTCACGGCCGTGGAGGTGTCCGCGCGGGAGCACAGGGTGGCCGTGACGGGGCACGTCGACGCCGGCAAGGTCATGCGGCGGGTGGCGTACAAGACCGGCAAGCGGGTGGAGCCGTGGCCGTACGTGCCGTACGCCGCGGTGGCGCACCCCTACGCCCCGGGCGCCTAcgaccgccgcgcgccgcccgggtacgtccgcgccgccgccgtcgccgacccgcgcgccgcgccgctcgccaggGCCTCGTCGACGGAGGCCAGGTACGCCGCCGCGTTCAGCGACGAGAACCCCAACGCGTGCGCCGTCATGTAA
- the LOC120645123 gene encoding armadillo repeat-containing protein 8-like isoform X1, with protein sequence MPATASGGARPEEAAAAAAAAAAAAAAASAPAASCMGTRPEELTARLAVSGPAAPGAGRGGSGAGGEEAEHERVRALREIKNQIIGNRTKKLLYLRLGAVPAVVAALAEPGASPAALVQAAAAAGSFACGVDDGARAVLAAGAVGHLTRLLAHHDEKVVDASARALRMIYQSKLAPKFEVNNGKNMDFILSLLNSENENVTELAATIISHSCENSSEQLSLCSAGVPQKLVSLFGGSMNLRDACLDSVTAVIRNNSEVASRFASTDHGKGFRSVVGLIHDRSPRTRLLACLCLIALGHASPCHFQDKQIKTKLIMVLLELIEEPGQVGDEAPLALTTLIKDSLELQKQALTTSAVEKLSNHLLVNSLESRRAVTILLALSELCSKLEESRSQLMSVEASTLILEALKHDWADIRVAACSCLKNISRSPKVLSGGRLSCDTVIGPLVQLLQDSSTSVQVAALGAICNIAVNLTPRKSVLLHSGVVSQLVHLSKSMDPTLRLKSVWALRNIMFLLSPKDKDFIVKELTLSTLSSLICDSEHFVQEQTLALVHNLVDGYVDSANYVIGEDGMVINAIARQLNNASAPGVCIQGMFVLANIAAGNEMNKEAVMNVLLPHRADRVRPSFVVNFLQSKDKQLRVATLWCLLNLIYPKCEASSGRVVRLQNAGVILQVKSMINDPCLDCKLRVRMVLEHCVDNADDCFM encoded by the exons ATGCcggccacggcgagcggcggcgcgcggccggaggaggcggcggcggcggcggcggcggcggcggcggcagcggcagcggcgtcggcgcccgcggcctccTGCATGGGGACGAGGCCGGAGGAGCTGACGGCGAGGCTGGCGGTCTCGGGGCCCGCCGCCCCGGGCGCGGGCCGCGGCGgttccggcgccggcggagaggAGGCGGAGCACGAGCGCGTGCGGGCGCTGCGCGAGATCAAGAACCAGATCATCGGGAACCGGACCAAGAAGCTCCTCTACCTCCGCCTGGGCGCCGTGCCGGCGgtcgtggcggcgctggcggagcccggggcctcgccggcggcgctcgtccaggcggcggccgcggcggggagctTCGCGTGCGGCGTGGACGACGGCGCGCGGGCCgtgctggccgccggcgccgtggggCACCTCACCAGGCTCCTTGCGCACCACGACGAGAAG GTTGTGGATGCAAGTGCTCGTGCTCTCAGAATGATATATCAATCAAAACTAGCTCCAAAGTTTGAAGTTAATAATGGGAAAAACATGGATTTTATTCTTTCCCTTTTGAACAGTGAGAACGAGAATGTCACCGAGCTGGCTGCTACTATTATATCTCATTCTTGTGAGAATAGCTCAGAACAATTGTCACTATGCAGTGCTGGAGTTCCACAGAAACTTGTTAGCCTTTTTGGAGGTTCTATGAATTTGCGGGATGCTTGCTTAGATTCTGTTACTGCAGTCATTAGAAACAACAGTGAAGTTGCTTCGAGATTTGCATCAACGGACCATGGAAAAGGTTTCCGTTCGGTAGTTGGGTTAATACATGATCGGAGTCCACGCACACGACTACTTGCTTGTCTGTGCTTGATAGCACTTGGGCATGCTTCTCCCTGTCATTTCCAGGACAAACAGATTAAGACCAAGTTGATTATGGTCTTACTTGAGCTAATTGAAGAACCCGGTCAAGTAGGTGATGAAGCTCCCTTGGCGTTAACCACCCTGATCAAAGACAGCCTGGAACTGCAGAAACAAGCCCTTACAACGAGTGCAGTTGAGAAGCTCAGCAACCATCTGCTAGTAAATTCACTGGAATCAAGGCGAGCAGTGACCATATTGCTTGCATTATCTGAACTTTGCTCAAAACTGGAAGAATCAAGATCTCAGCTTATGTCAGTTGAG GCATCAACCTTAATCCTTGAGGCATTGAAGCATGATTGGGCTGATATCCGTGTCGCAGCATGTTCATGTCTGAAGAATATCTCCAGGTCACCGAAG GTACTCAGTGGAGGCCGATTATCCTGTGATACAGTCATTGGTCCTTTGGTCCAGCTTTTGCAGGACTCATCTACTTCAGTTCAG GTTGCTGCCCttggtgccatttgcaatatTGCTGTTAATTTGACACCCAGGAAGTCAGTTCTTCTTCATTCTGGGGTTGTCTCACAACTTGTTCATTTATCGAAGTCCATGGATCCAACATTGAGGCTAAAATCTGTATGGGCTCTCAGAAATATTATGTTCCTTCTGAGTCCAAAGGATAAAGACTTCATTGTTAAGGAGTTGACTCTATCTACTCTTTCAAGCCTCATATGTG ACTCCGAACATTTTGTTCAGGAACAGACCTTGGCACTTGTGCACAATCTTGTTGATGGATATGTTGACTCTGCTAATTATGTCATCGGCGAAGATGGAATGGTTATCAATGCTATTGCAAGACAACTGAACAATGCATCTGCCCCGGGAGTGTGCATTCAG GGTATGTTTGTGCTTGCAAACATTGCGGCTGGAAATGAAATGAACAAGGAAGCTGTGATGaatgttcttcttcctcaccgAGCTGATCGCGTTAGGCCATCCTTTGTGGTGAACTTTCTGCAAAGCAAGGATAAACAGTTGCGAGTTGCCACACTCTGGTGTCTTCTGAACTTGATTTACCCAAAATGCGAAGCCTCATCTGGTCGAGTTGTCAGACTACAAAATGCTGGAGTGATCCTGCAAGTGAAAAGCATGATAAATGACCCATGCTTGGATTGCAAG CTTAGAGTACGAATGGTGCTTGAGCACTGCGTGGACAATGCCGATGATTGTTTCATGTGA
- the LOC120645123 gene encoding armadillo repeat-containing protein 8-like isoform X2 → MPATASGGARPEEAAAAAAAPAASCMGTRPEELTARLAVSGPAAPGAGRGGSGAGGEEAEHERVRALREIKNQIIGNRTKKLLYLRLGAVPAVVAALAEPGASPAALVQAAAAAGSFACGVDDGARAVLAAGAVGHLTRLLAHHDEKVVDASARALRMIYQSKLAPKFEVNNGKNMDFILSLLNSENENVTELAATIISHSCENSSEQLSLCSAGVPQKLVSLFGGSMNLRDACLDSVTAVIRNNSEVASRFASTDHGKGFRSVVGLIHDRSPRTRLLACLCLIALGHASPCHFQDKQIKTKLIMVLLELIEEPGQVGDEAPLALTTLIKDSLELQKQALTTSAVEKLSNHLLVNSLESRRAVTILLALSELCSKLEESRSQLMSVEASTLILEALKHDWADIRVAACSCLKNISRSPKVLSGGRLSCDTVIGPLVQLLQDSSTSVQVAALGAICNIAVNLTPRKSVLLHSGVVSQLVHLSKSMDPTLRLKSVWALRNIMFLLSPKDKDFIVKELTLSTLSSLICDSEHFVQEQTLALVHNLVDGYVDSANYVIGEDGMVINAIARQLNNASAPGVCIQGMFVLANIAAGNEMNKEAVMNVLLPHRADRVRPSFVVNFLQSKDKQLRVATLWCLLNLIYPKCEASSGRVVRLQNAGVILQVKSMINDPCLDCKLRVRMVLEHCVDNADDCFM, encoded by the exons ATGCcggccacggcgagcggcggcgcgcggccggaggaggcggcggcggcggcgg cggcgcccgcggcctccTGCATGGGGACGAGGCCGGAGGAGCTGACGGCGAGGCTGGCGGTCTCGGGGCCCGCCGCCCCGGGCGCGGGCCGCGGCGgttccggcgccggcggagaggAGGCGGAGCACGAGCGCGTGCGGGCGCTGCGCGAGATCAAGAACCAGATCATCGGGAACCGGACCAAGAAGCTCCTCTACCTCCGCCTGGGCGCCGTGCCGGCGgtcgtggcggcgctggcggagcccggggcctcgccggcggcgctcgtccaggcggcggccgcggcggggagctTCGCGTGCGGCGTGGACGACGGCGCGCGGGCCgtgctggccgccggcgccgtggggCACCTCACCAGGCTCCTTGCGCACCACGACGAGAAG GTTGTGGATGCAAGTGCTCGTGCTCTCAGAATGATATATCAATCAAAACTAGCTCCAAAGTTTGAAGTTAATAATGGGAAAAACATGGATTTTATTCTTTCCCTTTTGAACAGTGAGAACGAGAATGTCACCGAGCTGGCTGCTACTATTATATCTCATTCTTGTGAGAATAGCTCAGAACAATTGTCACTATGCAGTGCTGGAGTTCCACAGAAACTTGTTAGCCTTTTTGGAGGTTCTATGAATTTGCGGGATGCTTGCTTAGATTCTGTTACTGCAGTCATTAGAAACAACAGTGAAGTTGCTTCGAGATTTGCATCAACGGACCATGGAAAAGGTTTCCGTTCGGTAGTTGGGTTAATACATGATCGGAGTCCACGCACACGACTACTTGCTTGTCTGTGCTTGATAGCACTTGGGCATGCTTCTCCCTGTCATTTCCAGGACAAACAGATTAAGACCAAGTTGATTATGGTCTTACTTGAGCTAATTGAAGAACCCGGTCAAGTAGGTGATGAAGCTCCCTTGGCGTTAACCACCCTGATCAAAGACAGCCTGGAACTGCAGAAACAAGCCCTTACAACGAGTGCAGTTGAGAAGCTCAGCAACCATCTGCTAGTAAATTCACTGGAATCAAGGCGAGCAGTGACCATATTGCTTGCATTATCTGAACTTTGCTCAAAACTGGAAGAATCAAGATCTCAGCTTATGTCAGTTGAG GCATCAACCTTAATCCTTGAGGCATTGAAGCATGATTGGGCTGATATCCGTGTCGCAGCATGTTCATGTCTGAAGAATATCTCCAGGTCACCGAAG GTACTCAGTGGAGGCCGATTATCCTGTGATACAGTCATTGGTCCTTTGGTCCAGCTTTTGCAGGACTCATCTACTTCAGTTCAG GTTGCTGCCCttggtgccatttgcaatatTGCTGTTAATTTGACACCCAGGAAGTCAGTTCTTCTTCATTCTGGGGTTGTCTCACAACTTGTTCATTTATCGAAGTCCATGGATCCAACATTGAGGCTAAAATCTGTATGGGCTCTCAGAAATATTATGTTCCTTCTGAGTCCAAAGGATAAAGACTTCATTGTTAAGGAGTTGACTCTATCTACTCTTTCAAGCCTCATATGTG ACTCCGAACATTTTGTTCAGGAACAGACCTTGGCACTTGTGCACAATCTTGTTGATGGATATGTTGACTCTGCTAATTATGTCATCGGCGAAGATGGAATGGTTATCAATGCTATTGCAAGACAACTGAACAATGCATCTGCCCCGGGAGTGTGCATTCAG GGTATGTTTGTGCTTGCAAACATTGCGGCTGGAAATGAAATGAACAAGGAAGCTGTGATGaatgttcttcttcctcaccgAGCTGATCGCGTTAGGCCATCCTTTGTGGTGAACTTTCTGCAAAGCAAGGATAAACAGTTGCGAGTTGCCACACTCTGGTGTCTTCTGAACTTGATTTACCCAAAATGCGAAGCCTCATCTGGTCGAGTTGTCAGACTACAAAATGCTGGAGTGATCCTGCAAGTGAAAAGCATGATAAATGACCCATGCTTGGATTGCAAG CTTAGAGTACGAATGGTGCTTGAGCACTGCGTGGACAATGCCGATGATTGTTTCATGTGA
- the LOC120645124 gene encoding putative disease resistance protein At3g14460, with the protein MDKAIVPRIGAVDDDYKLPLWASSVGLRVEVVERLVAAYRDLHSVLTEAQEREIQNPELVRHLREEAEHKADRAEDLLGELEYYRIQGEVEQDEHHDDDDDDSKLVHDIGDGNPLLSKPATDIQLFHKTDREVSNTCQLPHPEAAEEDISRAIEEQVAECHRITSNVREALKLEEVDEKCLQIYRSTSSWTDPRQMSPFPTEHKVHGRDQDRKCIISKLTSEESAARNLSVLAIVGNGGVGKTTLAKVVYNDPAVRKHFDKALWLHVSVYFNEAKITRELLELLRRDRHEDISDMKELQNILGYEIKSKRVLLVLDDMWEDNRKENWDVLLTPLRTNDAKGNMVIITTRKSSVARMTGARYNINLHGLKDEEFWPLFKECAFGDENHKGHGKLQEIGRKIADKLKGYPLAAKSVGKLLSRKLDDGHWTRILDNSEWKEQKGHDDVIPALKISYNYLPRHLQKCFSYCSIFPKNQRYHVQWLVNIWIAQGFIPLADQHTQAEETGRRYLADLIDWGFFLSEPPRPSLLMHDLVHDLAQIVSSHESFTVEELTPHVGDFNLIRHVTVITESAYYGQFNGTVLLNNEYFMQEFAKTFCALPKKDLRTLMLFGAHDSSFASTFHQELGNEIRAVRVLNMEVVYHDLNMLIPNISAFINLRYLWLRSFYRGLNLQLPEAICKLYQLQVLDIKDFNSETVVPKGLHKLRNLRHFFAREQLHAQIANVGDLVFLQELMAFHVRKEHEFSIAQLEKLNEIRGSVSIYNLENIESKEDASKARLSDKQYLTSLRLSWDGMPTSLRKLKIIDGLEPPMCLEKLHIEGYNGSAPSWLGSTAVSLTSLKSLHLEKCQFWSTLPSVDELPLLRELHLINMRRLDKIPLGRGLKVLELSNIPSLKRFVEMESDQPYENLEVIELKDCNYLEKLPFQLCSSGTRTEHLFPKLRRVQIRDCIKTKLPPFPIADTTTDIDVWNACLDYMSFQLSPAANDESRLCLELEGHRVGKMEILDETILRFSKLKDLQELEIRMFPEVRYLPWEGLQQMTALKKFKIVDCLKLFSSSPKLVLPVSVEEMEFDRCDITGKQLSNLMSSLPFLKMVKVQYCKGIKCLSVGMFVDAHSTMEEGLWDIPPSSLVTLEKLDISLSDIQFCSKNGLGELGSLKDIVIWKCPLLLSSMVSEAASMVPGPSLLPPSLLKFDITDMVDALLARSKLASLAELCIGTSRLLISLNVCSCTALQKLKIEECDQLQSIEGLQSLTLLAKLEISSCSKLTSVQLNLCTSLEKLNIDGCDALRTLEGSGSLISLKEVLISTNPVLSYVELHSCWALENLCIRKCPALATWQGFRSLTGIKSLQVSESPGFVSAWKSAAEEMMSEGHYSFWMPLECLDIDDIDVLSMPICRQITSLESLKIRGVLYTTAGSDKVDSLLEHHEQALQLLTSLKELTLWQFEHLESLPSKIHGLQLLQRLTISECPCLESLPSKIHALPSLQRLTINECPSLTSLPEEGLPRSLMEMDLIRGTVELDALCRSIWKDAHFRLYINKVEHLGAPAPHSVEAQLE; encoded by the coding sequence CTTGTGCATGACATTGGCGACGGAAACCCGCTTCTCTCGAAACCAGCAACGGACATCCAGTTGTTCCACAAAACTGACAGAGAAGTTAGTAACACTTGTCAGTTACCGCATCCTGAAGCAGCTGAGGAAGATATCTCACGTGCGATAGAAGAACAAGTTGCGGAATGTCACAGAATAACAAGTAATGTGCGCGAAGCCCTTAAGCTTGAAGAAGTGGATGAGAAGTGCCTACAGATATACCGGAGCACATCATCATGGACAGATCCTCGGCAGATGTCACCTTTCCCCACGGAACACAAAGTTCATGGGAGGGATCAAGACCGGAAATGTATAATTAGCAAGTTAACAAGCGAGGAATCGGCTGCGCGGAACCTCTCCGTCCTCGCCATTGTTGGCAATGGAGGCGTGGGGAAGACAACCCTAGCCAAAGTGGTGTACAATGATCCAGCAGTGAGGAAGCATTTTGACAAGGCTCTGTGGCTTCATGTTTCGGTCTATTTCAATGAAGCTAAGATTACGCGTGAGCTGTTGGAGCTGTTGCGCCGCGATAGGCACGAAGATATTAGCGACATGAAGGAGCTTCAAAACATTCTTGGATATGAGATAAAGTCAAAACGTGTTCTTCTTGTTCTGGATGACATGTGGGAGGACAATAGAAAGGAGAACTGGGATGTGCTGCTCACACCACTGCGTACCAATGATGCCAAGGGAAACATGGTCATAATCACAACAAGAAAATCATCTGTAGCAAGAATGACAGGAGCAAGATACAACatcaacctacatggtttgaagGATGAAGAGTTTTGGCCTTTGTTCAAAGAATGCGCCTTTGGGGACGAAAACCATAAAGGGCATGGGAAACTGCAGGAAATAGGGCGAAAGATAGCTGACAAGCTGAAGGGTTATCCTTTGGCGGCAAAAAGTGTAGGCAAACTATTGAGCAGGAAGCTGGACGATGGGCACTGGACTAGAATTTTGGATAACAGTGAATGGAAGGAGCAAAAAGGTCATGATGATGTCATACCAGCGTTGAAGATCAGTTACAACTATCTACCAAGGCACCTCCAGAAATGCTTCTCGTACTGTTCCATATTTCCAAAGAATCAGAGGTACCATGTGCAGTGGTTAGTTAATATTTGGATTGCCCAGGGTTTTATACCTTTGGCCGACCAGCATACACAAGCAGAGGAAACTGGAAGAAGATATCTGGCAGACTTGATCGACTGGGGATTTTTCCTAAGTGAACCTCCAAGACCATCTTTACTCATGCATGATTTAGTCCATGATTTGGCCCAGATAGTTTCATCCCATGAATCCTTCACCGTAGAAGAGTTGACGCCTCATGTAGGTGATTTCAACCTCATTCGTCATGTCACTGTAATCACTGAGTCAGCATATTATGGGCAGTTCAATGGCACCGTCCTACTGAATAACGAGTACTTCATGCAAGAATTCGCCAAGACCTTCTGCGCACTGCCAAAAAAGGACCTAAGAACGTTGATGCTGTTTGGTGCACACGACTCGAGTTTTGCCAGCACATTTCATCAGGAGCTGGGTAATGAGATAAGAGCGGTTCGTGTACTGAACATGGAAGTGGTATATCATGACCTGAACATGTTGATACCCAATATCTCAGCATTTATAAACCTCCGGTATCTCTGGCTACGCTCCTTTTACAGAGGCCTTAACTTGCAGCTGCCAGAAGCTATATGTAAGCTGTACCAGTTACAAGTCCTAGACATTAAGGACTTCAATTCCGAGACAGTTGTGCCGAAAGGCCTGCACAAACTGCGCAACTTGCGACATTTTTTTGCAAGAGAGCAGCTGCACGCACAGATAGCCAATGTTGGAGATCTGGTTTTCCTTCAGGAGCTTATGGCGTTTCATGTCAGAAAGGAGCATGAGTTCAGCATCGCACAGCTGGAAAAGTTGAATGAGATAAGAGGATCAGTTAGCATCTACAATCTTGAGAACATAGAAAGCAAGGAAGATGCCAGCAAGGCTAGGCTCAGTGACAAACAATACCTGACTAGTTTGCGGCTGTCATGGGATGGTATGCCAACATCCTTGCGCAAACTCAAGATCATAGATGGCCTTGAGCCTCCCATGTGCCTTGAGAAACTCCATATAGAAGGATACAATGGTTCTGCTCCGTCATGGCTGGGTAGCACTGCTGTCTCTCTTACTTCCTTGAAGTCACTACATCTTGAAAAATGCCAATTCTGGTCTACCCTTCCATCCGTTGACGAGTTGCCACTCCTCCGAGAACTGCATCTGATTAATATGCGTCGCCTCGACAAGATACCACTAGGCCGTGGTTTGAAGGTGCTAGAACTGAGTAACATACCAAGCCTGAAGCGATTTGTTGAGATGGAAAGTGACCAGCCGTACGAGAACCTTGAAGTCATTGAACTGAAGGATTGCAACTATCTAGAGAAATTGCCGTTCCAGCTGTGCTCTTCTGGGACACGGACTGAGCATCTGTTCCCTAAACTTCGCCGGGTTCAGATACGCGACTGCATCAAAACTAAGTTGCCTCCCTTTCCCATTGCGGATACCACAACCGATATAGATGTATGGAATGCATGTTTGGACTATATGTCATTTCAACTTAGCCCTGCAGCAAATGATGAGAGTAGACTATGCCTCGAATTGGAGGGACATAGAGTAGGCAAAATGGAAATTTTAGACGAAACAATATTGAGATTCAGCAAACTGAAGGACCTGCAAGAACTGGAAATTAGAATGTTTCCAGAGGTGAGATACCTGCCATGGGAGGGACTCCAACAAATGACAGCTttgaaaaaatttaaaatagtcGATTGCCTCAAACTGTTTTCAAGCAGTCCGAAACTTGTTCTGCCAGTGTCAGTTGAAGAGATGGAGTTTGATCGATGTGATATTACAGGGAAACAACTATCCAATCTGATGTCAAGCCTGCCATTCCTTAAAATGGTCAAGGTACAATACTGCAAAGGCATAAAATGCTTATCTGTGGGAATGTTCGTTGATGCACACAGCACAATGGAAGAAGGTTTGTGGGATATCCCTCCAAGCAGTTTGGTCACCCTAGAGAAATTAGATATATCATTGTCAGACATCCAATTTTGTAGCAAGAATGGCCTCGGAGAGTTGGGCTCTCTTAAGGACATTGTCATATGGAAGTGCCCTCTACTTCTCTCTTCCATGGTTTCAGAAGCAGCATCGATGGTACCGGGTCCTAGCCTCCTCCCACCATCACTTTTGAAGTTCGACATTACTGACATGGTAGATGCGCTATTGGCACGCTCGAAGTTAGCCTCTCTCGCTGAATTATGCATTGGCACAAGTCGGCTTTTGATTTCTCTCAATGTGTGTTCGTGTACAGCATTACAAAAGCTTAAAATCGAAGAGTGTGACCAGTTACAATCAATTGAAGGTTTACAGAGCCTCACCTTGCTTGCCAAGCTGGAAATTTCAAGTTGCTCAAAACTAACATCAGTGCAACTGAATCTCTGCACATCGTTGGAGAAACTGAATATTGATGGATGTGATGCATTACGTACACTTGAAGGCTCAGGTTCTCTAATCTCCCTGAAAGAAGTGCTGATATCAACAAATCCAGTTCTATCGTATGTGGAGCTGCATTCCTGCTGGGCGTTGGAGAATCTCTGCATTAGAAAGTGCCCTGCGCTGGCAACATGGCAGGGTTTCAGGTCACTCACTGGTATCAAGTCCTTGCAGGTTTCTGAATCCCCTGGGTTCGTATCGGCCTGGAAATCAGCTGCGGAAGAGATGATGAGCGAGGGTCACTACAGTTTCTGGATGCCACTTGAATGCCTGGACATTGATGACATCGACGTTCTTTCCATGCCGATATGCAGACAGATAACATCTCTGGAGAGCTTAAAAATCCGTGGTGTTCTTTACACTACTGCAGGGTCCGACAAAGTGGACAGCTTGTTGGAGCATCACGAGCAGGCGCTGCAGCTCCTTACATCCTTGAAGGAGCTGACATTGTGGCAATTTGAGCATCTGGAGTCATTACCCTCGAAGATTCATGGCTTGCAGTTACTACAAAGGCTGACTATCTCTGAATGCCCATGTCTGGAGTCGTTACCTTCGAAGATCCATGCCTTGCCGTCGCTTCAAAGACTGACTATCAATGAATGTCCAAGTCTGACTTCACTCCCGGAGGAAGGCCTGCCGCGTTCACTGATGGAGATGGACCTTATTCGTGGCACGGTGGAGTTAGATGCACTTTGCAGGAGTATCTGGAAAGATGCACACTTCCGTCTGTATATCAATAAAGTTGAGCATCTGGGCGCTCCCGCGCCTCACAGCGTAGAGGCGCAGCTAGAATAG